From Streptomyces sp. NBC_01551:
CGGAAGGCGTGCAGCACGCTGGGCGGAGGCGCGACGGGCGCCCGCTGGGCCGGGCTGAGCCGCCCGAGCCAGGGCTTCGCCGTGTACCGGGACTCCGCGCGGGCGGCGGGCCGGGGCGCTGCCCCGGTCTGCGCGGCCGGCCCGAACGCCGCTGCCGGCCCGGGCTCCGCGGCCGCGTGCGGCACCAAGGCCGTGCTCGTCTCGCCGGTCTCCGCGACCGCCGCGGACTCCGCGGCTGCCCCGGACTCCGCGGCCGCTCCGGTCTCCACGACCGCCTCAGGCTCCACGGCTGTCCCGGGCTCTACGGCTGCCCCGGGCTCGACGGCTGCCCCGGGCTCGACGGCTGCCCCGGGCTCAGCGGCCGACCAGGGCTCCACAGCCGTCCCCGCCGCGCGGGTCTGCGGCGTCACGGGGTCTCCCAGGTGCGCTGGAGCCGGTTCATGCCGCTCAGCCAGCGGTCCGGGTCGGTGGCACGGGCGGCGTAGAAGTCCGCGACCTCGGGGTGCGGGAGGATCAAGAACCGGCCCTTCTCCATGCCGTCGAACAGCGCGTCCGCGACCGCTTCCGGCTCGATCGCGGTCGGCGCCAGGACGAGGTCGCCCGCCGAGCCCGCGGCGGTCAGCATGTCGGTGCGCACCCCCTGCGGGCAGATCGCGTGGACCTGGACACCCCGGTGGCGGTAGGTCAGCGAGAGCCATTCCGCGAAGGCGAGGGCACCGTGCTTGGTGACACTGTACGGGGCGGCCCCGATCATGGTCAGCAGCCCGGCGGCGGAGACGGTGGACACGAAACGGCCGCTCCCCCGCTCCAGCCAGTCCGGCAGC
This genomic window contains:
- a CDS encoding SDR family oxidoreductase, giving the protein MIPVSAYQDQRVVVTGAGGGIGAALAERFAAEGATVVVNDLDAAKAASVAGGIGARAIAVPGDASAIVEEAREALGGRVDVYCANAGLASGGDAFADEAVWEAAWDVNVMAHVRAARALLPDWLERGSGRFVSTVSAAGLLTMIGAAPYSVTKHGALAFAEWLSLTYRHRGVQVHAICPQGVRTDMLTAAGSAGDLVLAPTAIEPEAVADALFDGMEKGRFLILPHPEVADFYAARATDPDRWLSGMNRLQRTWETP